The following proteins are encoded in a genomic region of Hippocampus zosterae strain Florida chromosome 2, ASM2543408v3, whole genome shotgun sequence:
- the LOC127596170 gene encoding SLIT and NTRK-like protein 1: MLLWVVLLNAAALCVASGNVTRDVCQEQICSCTEVEGDVHVGCEKRSFTTLQHLTGPSSHFYHLLLHGNSLSRLFPNEFANFYNAVSLHLENNGLHDIVPGAFLGLQLVKRLHINNNKIRSFRKSTFLGLDDLEYLQADFNLLRDIDPAVFRDLNKLEVLILNDNLISALPINVFQHVPVTHLDLRGNRIKTLPYEGILEQIPGIVEVLLEDNPWDCNCDLVSLKEWLENIPPNALIGRVVCEAPTRLQGSDLNETSEEELCPSQRGGADTSLVAPPTQDETSGPVAQGGGGGPRPTPYKPSADAGGPPTPGAHGAKSRSKSRENWQLKTKPTPGPTGASEAEEQLRNAACPQPCNCKLVGSRQGLGVNCEGKKIESLSNLKPRPLAAHELNMRDNNIHAVKKTQLLGYASLNLLDLGGNNIKAMDNGTFQNQTELRWLYMDKNYLDTLTAEMFAGLVNLEYLSLEYNDIQLIMAGAFGPMPNLRVLFLNNNLLKSLPPDTFLGISLSKISLHNNYFSYLPVAGVLDQLNSIIQIDLHGNPWDCSCNIVPFKQWTEKLGADVIVSDLKCESPEEFWKRDFRYVRNDLMCPRLYERIPPPTSLSKNSTFTLDSGTRSNSYIEPNRVSISVLVPGLLLVFVTSAFTVVGMLVFILRNRKRSKRRDGNSSASEINSLQTVCDSSYWHSGAYHADAGAQRGFDCTTHLSATNDA; this comes from the coding sequence ATGCTGCTTTGGGTTGTCCTGCTGAACGCGGCGGCTCTTTGTGTTGCCAGCGGGAACGTGACAAGGGACGTGTGTCAGGAGCAGATATGCTCGTGCACAGAGGTCGAGGGAGACGTGCATGTCGGCTGCGAAAAAAGGAGCTTCACCACGCTGCAGCACCTCACCGGGCCCAGCTCGCATTTTTACCACTTGCTGCTGCACGGCAACTCGCTGTCCAGGCTCTTCCCCAACGAGTTCGCCAACTTTTACAACGCAGTCAGCTTGCATTTGGAGAATAACGGGCTGCACGACATAGTCCCGGGCGCCTTTTTGGGGCTGCAGCTGGTCAAAAGACTGCAcattaacaacaacaagatCCGCTCCTTCAGGAAGAGTACCTTTTTGGGCCTGGACGACTTGGAATACCTGCAAGCTGATTTTAATCTCTTAAGGGACATCGACCCAGCTGTGTTCAGGGACCTGAACAAACTTGAAGTGTTAATACTTAATGACAACCTCATCAGCGCGCTACCCATAAACGTGTTTCAACACGTGCCCGTTACGCATCTTGACCTACGGGGGAACCGAATCAAAACGTTGCCTTATGAAGGGATCCTTGAGCAGATTCCGGGCATTGTGGAGGTTCTGCTGGAAGACAACCCCTGGGACTGTAACTGTGACCTGGTTTCCCTCAAAGAATGGCTGGAGAATATCCCGCCCAACGCGCTCATCGGGAGAGTGGTCTGCGAGGCTCCCACCAGGCTGCAAGGGAGCGACCTGAACGAGACGTCTGAAGAGGAACTGTGCCCTTCGCAGAGAGGCGGAGCAGACACCAGCCTGGTGGCCCCTCCCACGCAGGATGAGACCTCAGGCCCCGTGGcgcagggcggcggcggcggcccacgTCCGACGCCTTACAAGCCCAGCGCCGATGCCGGCGGGCCACCGACGCCTGGCGCTCACGGAGCCAAGAGCCGTTCCAAATCACGTGAGAACTGGCAGCTGAAGACCAAGCCCACGCCGGGGCCGACAGGTGCGAGCGAGGCCGAGGAGCAGCTTCGCAACGCCGCCTGCCCGCAGCCGTGCAACTGCAAGCTGGTGGGCTCCAGACAGGGGCTGGGGGTCAACTGCGAGGGCAAAAAGATCGAGAGCTTGTCCAACCTGAAGCCGAGGCCGCTGGCCGCCCACGAGCTGAACATGCGAGACAACAACATCCACGCGGTGAAAAAGACTCAGCTGCTGGGCTACGCCAGCCTCAACCTGCTCGATCTCGGCGGGAACAACATCAAAGCGATGGACAACGGCACTTTCCAGAACCAGACCGAGCTGAGGTGGCTGTACATGGATAAGAATTATCTGGATACGCTCACGGCGGAAATGTTTGCCGGCCTCGTCAACCTGGAATACCTCAGTTTGGAATACAACGACATCCAGCTGATCATGGCGGGCGCGTTCGGCCCCATGCCCAACCTGAGGGTTCTCTTTCTCAACAACAACTTGCTCAAGTCCTTGCCGCCGGATACGTTCCTTGGGATTTCCTTGTCCAAAATAAGCCTGCACAACAATTACTTCTCCTATCTGCCTGTCGCGGGCGTGTTGGACCAGCTCAACTCCATCATTCAGATTGATTTGCACGGGAATCCGTGGGATTGCTCCTGCAACATCGTGCCCTTCAAGCAGTGGACCGAGAAACTCGGAGCTGACGTCATCGTGAGCGATCTCAAGTGCGAGTCGCCGGAAGAGTTCTGGAAACGCGACTTCCGCTACGTGCGGAATGACCTCATGTGTCCCAGACTCTATGAGCGgatcccccctcccacctccctgTCTAAAAACAGCACCTTCACGCTGGACTCGGGCACGCGCTCAAACTCTTATATTGAGCCCAACCGGGTCTCCATTTCCGTGCTCGTCCCCGGCTTGCTACTGGTGTTTGTCACGTCCGCATTCACGGTTGTCGGCATGCTCGTCTTCATCCTGCGGAACCGCAAGCGGTCCAAGCGGCGGGACGGCAACTCGTCTGCCTCCGAGATCAACTCCCTGCAGACAGTGTGCGACTCATCGTATTGGCACAGTGGTGCCTACCACGCGGATGCGGGGGCTCAGCGAGGCTTTGACTGCACCACGCATCTCTCCGCGACAAACGATGCGTAA